Proteins encoded within one genomic window of Hermetia illucens chromosome 2, iHerIll2.2.curated.20191125, whole genome shotgun sequence:
- the LOC119649232 gene encoding phosphoglucomutase: MTLKSATVQTTPYEGQKPGTSGLRKKVKVFTQKNYTENFVQCILDANGSAISGSLLVVGGDGRYYCKEAVEIIARICAANGVAKLLVGQNGILSTPAVSSLIRHNKAYGGIILTASHNPGGPDNDFGIKFNCSNGGPAPDGVTDKIFQLSTAIKEYKIVEDLKIDISKIGTNCYEVDGKPFVVEVIDSVENYVNHMKEIFDFGKLHDFVSGKKTGTPLKARIDSMNGVTGSYVREIFLNCLGATPDSVVHTTPLEDFGGLHPDPNLTYAKDLVDTVAKGDYDIGAAFDGDGDRNMIIGRNAFFVTPSDSLAVIAHYLECIPYFRKNGIQGFARSMPTASAVDLVGQKLGKEVFEVPTGWKYFGNLMDAGRLCLCGEESFGTGSNHIREKDGVWAVLAWLSIMEHTGKSIEDILKNHWSIYGRNYFTRYDYEECELEPCNQMISTMEKTITDPAFKGREFSSLGKTYKVKVADNFGYTDPVDKSVASKQGLRVVFEDGSRIVMRLSGTGSSGATVRMYIDSYEKDNVLGKASEMLKPLINIALEISDLQKFTGRTAPTVIT, from the exons ATGACCCTTAAGTCAGCAACCGTTCAAACCACCCCGTATGAGGGTCAAAAACCGGGAACAAGCGGGCTCAGGAAGAAG GTGAAGGTTTTTACTCAGAAGAATTACACGGAGAACTTCGTTCAGTGCATTTTGGACGCTAATGGCAGTGCAATTTCCGGGAGTCTGTTGGTCGTAGGCGGCGATGGACGGTATTATTGCAAGGAGGCGGTGGAAATCATTGCCAGGATTTGCGCTGCTAATGGG GTTGCCAAGCTCCTGGTCGGACAGAATGGTATCCTATCAACACCTGCGGTATCGAGTCTTATTCGTCACAATAAAGCATATG GTGGTATCATCCTGACAGCATCACATAACCCCGGTGGCCCAGATAATGACTTTGGCATTAAATTCAATTGCTCGAATGGAGGACCAGCTCCAGACGGTGTAACGGATAAAATTTTTCAACTATCCACTGCCATCAAAGAGTATAAAATTGTTGAAGATCTTAAAATCGATATTTCGAAAATTGGAACAAATTGCTACGAG GTTGATGGTAAACCGTTTGTTGTCGAAGTAATCGACTCTGTCGAAAATTATGTAAATCATATGAAGGAAATTTTCGATTTCGGCAAACTTCATGATTTCGTGAGTGGCAAGAAGACTGGAACACCACTGAAGGCACGAATTGATTCGATGAACGGCGTAACTGGTTCATATGTGAGGGAGATATTCCTTAACTGTCTAGGAGCGACGCCCGATAGTGTTGTGCATACGACGCCACTAGAAGATTTCGGTGGATTACATCCTGATCCAAATTTGACATATGCCAAGGATTTGGTAGACACCGTAGCGAAAGGAGATTACGACATTGGGGCTGCATTCGATGGCGATGGA GATCGTAATATGATTATCGGAAGGAATGCTTTCTTCGTGACACCTAGTGATTCTTTGGCTGTCATTGCTCATTACTTGGAGTGTATTCCTTATTTCAGGAAAAATGGAATTCAAGGATTTGCTCGAAGTATGCCAACTGCATCTGCTGTTGATTT AGTCGGCCAAAAGCTTGGAAAGGAAGTTTTTGAAGTGCCCACGGGATGGAAGTACTTTGGCAATTTGATGGATGCTGGTCGTCTCTGCTTGTGTGGTGAAGAAAGCTTCGGTACTGGTTCGAATCACATTCGTGAAAAGGATGGAGTATGGGCAGTCCTTGCATGGCTTTCAATAATGGAACACACTGGAAAGAGTATTGAAGACATCTTGAAGAACCATTGGTCAATTTATGGTCGCAATTACTTTACCCGATATGATTATGAGGAATGCGAATTAGAACCATGCAATCAAATGATTAGTACAATGGAGAAGACTATTACTGACCCTGCATTTAAGGGTCGTGAATTCAGTTCCTTGGGGAAAACGTACAAAGTGAAAGTGGCCGACAACTTTGGTTATACAGATCCTGTCGATAAATCGGTTGCATCGAAACAGGGATTAAGAGTCGTGTTTGAAGATGGCAGTCGAATCGTAATGAGGCTGAGTGGAACTGGAAGCTCAGGAGCAACTGTGAG GATGTACATTGATTCATATGAAAAGGATAATGTTCTTGGAAAGGCTAGTGAAATGCTTAAACCGTTGATCAACATTGCTTTGGAAATATCCGATCTCCAGAAATTCACCGGTCGCACTGCACCCACCGTTATTACATAA